The genomic stretch TGAATGGCCTAAGACATTGAACTGAAAGACATTTTCCTTTTCCAACGTTGCCTGCGGCAGGGTTTGCAATGAATATTTAATGATAGGGGCGTCAAGTGATTGTTCATCTTTCTGCCAATCCTGTGCCAATAGTATGTCCTTGCCGAACCATTTTAATAGCGGTTGGCCTGAATCAATCGGCTGAAGTTTCTTTTGTTTCCAATCCAATATGTAGACCTGGAAATTCCACTCTTCGTCAAAAGCTGTAACAGTAAGCTTCTCACTATCCCAATTGTTCCAGTCATAGCCTAATTCAAAAGAATCAATATCGACAGAATATAGATGCTCCCCTTGTAAATCCAAAAATACCAGTTTTGCCTGATAAGTGAACGGCGCGGTGTGAACCATAATCATTTTATTATCAGGTGATGTCAGAACATCAACAATAGGCGCTGCATCAGAATATAATAAAGTACTTGTTCCTTTGAATAAATCATAAAGAAAGAGCTGGGATTGATCGCCATGCTGTGAAAGATAAAGAAGCTTGCGATTATCAAGCCATCCCACAAATCTTTGAAATTGCGCTTCATTTATTTGCAGCATTACAGGTTTCTTGTTCTTGATTTCTTGTTCAGGAGGTGAGGCATGTTGATTCGGGGTAGATGGAGAAACAGCCTTTTGGTCTGGGAGCGGCGTTTTCGGTTTTTGACTAGGCTGATCTTCACAGCCGCTGATAAGGGAAACCAAAGAAATGATCATTATCAGTGAGAGAAAAAAAGTATTCCAATATTCTTTTACAATTCGTTCAATCCCACTTTTCTTCATATCTCCGGCCCCCCTTCATTGCTTCCCCATAAATTAGTACGTTTTTTAGTGTAAAATGTTTCAATTATTTCAAATTATAGACCCTTTGTCATGTTTCCGAAATAAAAAATGCCTAAATAGGCTTAAAGCACTATCAGGCTGGTCAAAAAGATGCCGAACACATCACGATAAATTTCTTCAAACTGTGAAAGGGGCAATGGATTGATTCCCTTTCCTAATTCAATGGTAAAGCCTGGTTTGCGGAACTTCTTGATATACCAGTCTTTAAATCCAGCAAAACTATCGATGTCCTTTACGGATTGATATCCGCTTGCTTTTGCAAATGCTTCCGCAATTAACTCTGATTCTGGAGGCTCCATCCCTTCATACCCCCAATAAAATTCCTTTCCTTGTGTATGGAAGGCGAGCAGCAGATCAAATCGAGAATCTTCAGCAAGCCTGGCCATTGAAGAGGATTCTGGTTCACATAATGGTTCCCTCCCGCCGTAATCCCTTGGAGAAGGAGCTGATACCCCTTTTTGTTTCTGTTCTTTCCACTTCGCGGGAAACTGTTTATTCAGATCAACTCCTCGGATATTAGCCTTCCAACCCGTGAAGTCCCCGCTTTTGCTATTCAACTCATGGAGCAATTCAAATTGCTCGGGAGGCGGCCCGTTCAATACAAGGTCCACACCATCAGGGTTGACCATTGGGACTATGGAAAGGGTTGTGCTTTCATATATTTGCAACGGATTCACTTTATTGAGGGTTCTTCCTGTGGTCAATGCAGCTAGATATTCATTAAGGAACTTCATGATGGCACATGTAGTAATCCATTCGTTCCCATGAAATGATCCATTCCAGTGAATTTTTTTTGGTCCGTGCCCAATCCTTAACTCAATGATGGGCTTTTTCAATACTGATTTTCCAATGATCCTTTTCTCCATGAAAGGATAGGCTTTAAGAAGTATTTCAATATCTTTTTTCAGTGCTGAAAAATCATATCGGATTTTTGGATTAATTATAGGTTCTTCTATTCTGATTGGGTCAAAATTGCTTCCATCTATGGCGTCAGTGTAGCCAGGAATCCTGACGTAATCATCCTTTTTAAATATGGATGCCATTTGACCGGGGTTTGAATGCTGCAATAATATGTGAGGAAGATTGTAAAACTGGCTGTAGTACCTTAAGGACGACCCTTCTTTTGCCCTGATTTCCATACACATCCTCCTTCATAATTTCTCCTAATAACCTATGTGAGGCAATCGGGAACATGACTGGACAAAACGAAAAAAGGGAGGGTTGAATTCCCTCCTGTCTACTTTTATTAATTTGATGAATGATAAAAGCGGAGCAAGTCGCCGTATATAATTTGATCTGAATAATCCAACTGAGTCTTGGCAGATTCTTTATATGGATCACAGAGAACTGGATCCACCTGCAGCTCCGTATTTTTTTCGTAGCAATGTGAATTGGCATATATCAGCTTGTCTGTAATAAAGCTTCCATTCCTTAGAACGACGAAGTCCTCATGTTCTTTTGAAAATATATCAGTCCCGAATTCCATATCATTTTTTTCCGGAAGTCCCAGGAGATGCAGAAGAGTTGGCCTGATATCGATTTGACCGCTTACTTTGGATATGATTTTCCCCCTCCCCATATCCGTCACGCCAGGAATAATGAGGAAGAGTGGGACTCTTTGAAGTTGAATGGTCTTAAACGGCGTGATTTCCTCCCCTAAAAATTGTGCCATGGCTGCATTGTGATTTTCAGAAATTCCATAGTGATCGCCGTATAAAAGGATAATCGAATTCTCATAAAGACCTTTTTCCTTCAAATAGGCAAAGAATTGCTTCAATGCTTCGTCAGTGTAGCGCACCGTTGTAAAGTAGCGATTTACCGTTCCATCATTTGAAGTAAATTCATCGATGTACCGGTCCTCAGGATCCAGCTTGAATGGATGATGATTCGTAAGGGTGATCAATTTTGTATAAAATGGCTGGGGCATTTTCTGCATCATTTCTGTACTCTGTGCAAAAAACGGGATATCCTTCATACCCCATCCGACGGTTTCTCCGTCCCTGATTTTATAATCCACACTGGAGTAATAGCGGTTGTAGTCTAAAGACTTATACATCAGGTCCCTATTCCAGAAGCTTTTATTATTTGCATGCATTGCTGCTGTATAATAGCCGTTCTGTCCAAGCCTTTTGGCCAGTGATTCGTATTGATTTCCGGAGTGGGTAAAGAAAACCGCCCCTCTTCCTAATGGAAATAAAGAATTCTCAATTAAAAACTCCGCATCCGAAGTCTTCCCTTGTCCTGTCTGATGATAAAAATGATCAAAATAATAGCTGTCCTTAATAAGGCTGTTTAGAAACGGTGTAACTTCTTTTCCATTTATTTTTGAATGGATGACAAATCCCTGCATGGATTCCATTGAGACGATGATCAAGTTGCGTCCTTTGGCAATGCCGAATAATTCGGGATCAGGCTCTGTCTTATTGGCCATCACATAATTCTGGATATCAGCGAGTTTGCTTCCATCTGCCATTGCTCGCTGTGCAGACGACTTCGATTGGAGAAACAGGTCATAGAGGTGATAATTATACGTGCCAATATTTTTTACAAGCATTTCCCTGTCAAATGATCTTGTCAACAACTGCGGCCGCTCAATTTCAGCAAGACTTAAATTAACCAGGGCCAATATTCCCGCGAATAAATAATAGCCTTTCCGTTTTACTTTGCTGACAAAATTGAATTTGAGCCAATTTGGTTTTAAGTTGAGAATCGCACAAAGAATTACTACATCCATAAAATAGGCAATATCTGTCCAATGAAGCAGTTCACCCATACTGCTTCCTAATTCCCCGAAGTTATTCGTTTGAAATAATACAGGAAGGGTCAAAAAATCATTAAAAAACCGATAAAAGCCTATGTTGGCATATAAAATGAACGTTAAAATACCGCTCATTCCAATGATATAGATTTTCTGGTTTTTCTCTTTTTCCATAAATAACGCCAAACTGAAGATGATCAATAAAAATGAGAGGGGATTGATCAACAAAATGAATTCCTGCAAAGGATCATCTATTTTCATATTGAAACTCGTTTTATAGGCAATATAAGTTTTTATCCACATTAATACTGCACCAATGATGACAAATGGCATCGGACTATTCTTCTTATTCATCGTGACTCTCCCTTGCTAATAACTAATTTCACAGCTAGTGTGATTAGTTTTAGCAAGAATGACCATTTTTACATTATCAAAAATTGTCAAAAAGAAAAATAAAAAACCGGCGTTATGCCGGTTTTCGCAGTATAAATCATTTTAAAGTTTTGACAAGCCAAGCAGCCCCGATGACGCCCGCATCATTTCCTAAAGAAGCGATGGCCAATGATGTTGAAGCGGCAACAGTCGGGAAGGCAAATTTTTTGAAGTATCCTTTTACGTGATCCAATAGGATATCCCCTGCTTTGGATACCCCTCCACCAATGACGATATTCTCAGGATTCATCGCATTGCCCAGGTTTGCCAATGCAAGCCCAAGATAAAATCCAAGCTGATCCACTACTTTTAAAGCGAGCTCATCATTGTCTTTCGCAGCATCGAATATATCTTTTGAAGTTATATTTTCAGAAGATGAAATTTTTTCTCTGAGAACCGAAGGAAGATCGGTGGAATTCATGGCTTCTTTTGCAAGTCGGACGACACCTGTTGCAGATGCAACGGTTTCTAGACAACCGGTTTTCCCGCAATTGCACGGAGCTCCATTTTCAGGTACAACCGTAATGTGTCCGATCTCTCCGCCTGCGCCTTTCACTCCATGTACAATTTGGCCATTGGCGATGATGCCGCCGCCCACACCGGTGCCAAGAGTCACGCAGATCGTATCCTTTGATCCGTTGCCTGCCCCTTTCCACATTTCACCAAGTGCTGCACAGTTTGCATCATTATCAATGATGGCAGGAAGGTTAGTTTCGACTTCAAGCAGATCCTTTAGAGGATAGTTGCTCTCCCATCCTAAGTTAACGGCTTCATAGATGATGCCCTTTGACATATCGACAGGCCCTGGGGCACCCATTCCGACACCCGCCAATTTTTCTTTAGGCTGGTCAAGCTCTTCTAATTTCTCATCGATCGATTTGGCAATATTGATAATGATATTTTTGCCTTTATTATTCGTATCTGTCGGGATTTCCCATTTATGAAGGATCTCCCCGTATGTATTCAAGAAAGCAAACTTTGTAGTGGTTCCACCAAGGTCCACTCCTACTAGCCATTTTTCCATCATTTCACTCACCACTATTTCTGTTTTTTTAGTTGTTTTTCTTTCAAGGCTTCCTGCCTGATGACGATC from Falsibacillus pallidus encodes the following:
- a CDS encoding M14 family metallopeptidase, whose translation is MEIRAKEGSSLRYYSQFYNLPHILLQHSNPGQMASIFKKDDYVRIPGYTDAIDGSNFDPIRIEEPIINPKIRYDFSALKKDIEILLKAYPFMEKRIIGKSVLKKPIIELRIGHGPKKIHWNGSFHGNEWITTCAIMKFLNEYLAALTTGRTLNKVNPLQIYESTTLSIVPMVNPDGVDLVLNGPPPEQFELLHELNSKSGDFTGWKANIRGVDLNKQFPAKWKEQKQKGVSAPSPRDYGGREPLCEPESSSMARLAEDSRFDLLLAFHTQGKEFYWGYEGMEPPESELIAEAFAKASGYQSVKDIDSFAGFKDWYIKKFRKPGFTIELGKGINPLPLSQFEEIYRDVFGIFLTSLIVL
- a CDS encoding LTA synthase family protein, yielding MNKKNSPMPFVIIGAVLMWIKTYIAYKTSFNMKIDDPLQEFILLINPLSFLLIIFSLALFMEKEKNQKIYIIGMSGILTFILYANIGFYRFFNDFLTLPVLFQTNNFGELGSSMGELLHWTDIAYFMDVVILCAILNLKPNWLKFNFVSKVKRKGYYLFAGILALVNLSLAEIERPQLLTRSFDREMLVKNIGTYNYHLYDLFLQSKSSAQRAMADGSKLADIQNYVMANKTEPDPELFGIAKGRNLIIVSMESMQGFVIHSKINGKEVTPFLNSLIKDSYYFDHFYHQTGQGKTSDAEFLIENSLFPLGRGAVFFTHSGNQYESLAKRLGQNGYYTAAMHANNKSFWNRDLMYKSLDYNRYYSSVDYKIRDGETVGWGMKDIPFFAQSTEMMQKMPQPFYTKLITLTNHHPFKLDPEDRYIDEFTSNDGTVNRYFTTVRYTDEALKQFFAYLKEKGLYENSIILLYGDHYGISENHNAAMAQFLGEEITPFKTIQLQRVPLFLIIPGVTDMGRGKIISKVSGQIDIRPTLLHLLGLPEKNDMEFGTDIFSKEHEDFVVLRNGSFITDKLIYANSHCYEKNTELQVDPVLCDPYKESAKTQLDYSDQIIYGDLLRFYHSSN
- a CDS encoding ROK family glucokinase, which codes for MMEKWLVGVDLGGTTTKFAFLNTYGEILHKWEIPTDTNNKGKNIIINIAKSIDEKLEELDQPKEKLAGVGMGAPGPVDMSKGIIYEAVNLGWESNYPLKDLLEVETNLPAIIDNDANCAALGEMWKGAGNGSKDTICVTLGTGVGGGIIANGQIVHGVKGAGGEIGHITVVPENGAPCNCGKTGCLETVASATGVVRLAKEAMNSTDLPSVLREKISSSENITSKDIFDAAKDNDELALKVVDQLGFYLGLALANLGNAMNPENIVIGGGVSKAGDILLDHVKGYFKKFAFPTVAASTSLAIASLGNDAGVIGAAWLVKTLK